In Candidatus Chlorohelix allophototropha, one DNA window encodes the following:
- a CDS encoding IS3 family transposase (programmed frameshift): MTTPRKKYSPTFKSQRVQEVLEGNKTVTQIASEYGIHPNMLTKWKQLALKGLPQSFDERTQKQIALLTAQYEQEKEQLYAEIGRLTTPLRWLEKKVKQALPRSVRLSLIETQKAELSLSKQSELLGISRSSLYYRSVAPTEREIELKHRIDEIYTVYPFYGYRRIHQQLLREGKHLNRKTVQNYMREMGLEAIYPGPNLSKRDQKQRVYPYLLRNLAITRPAQVFGTDITYIKLKHGWLYLVAVIDWYSRYVVSWELSDTLEIDFVLRTTKRALAKIKPEIFNSDQGSHFTSPKYTALILGAGVKLSMDGRGRALDNVFTERLWRSLKYECVYLAQFENPKEAKLGIGEYFDFYNNTRPHQALKYQTPAQVYFNTVTPVIMLKS, encoded by the exons ATGACAACACCTAGAAAAAAGTATTCACCCACATTTAAGTCTCAAAGAGTGCAAGAAGTGCTGGAAGGTAATAAAACCGTTACCCAGATAGCTTCTGAATATGGTATTCATCCGAATATGCTCACTAAATGGAAACAACTGGCTCTAAAAGGTCTGCCACAATCCTTTGATGAGCGTACTCAGAAGCAAATCGCGCTGCTGACCGCACAGTACGAACAAGAAAAAGAACAACTTTACGCCGAAATAGGTCGCCTGACTACACCGCTCAGGTGGTTA GAAAAAAAAGTGAAGCAGGCTTTGCCCAGGTCGGTCAGATTAAGCCTAATCGAAACCCAAAAAGCTGAACTCTCACTCTCAAAACAAAGTGAGTTGCTAGGAATTAGCCGTTCCAGTTTGTACTACCGCTCAGTAGCACCAACCGAACGAGAAATTGAGCTCAAACACCGAATTGATGAGATTTACACCGTTTACCCTTTTTATGGATATCGGCGAATTCATCAACAATTACTGCGGGAAGGCAAGCACCTCAACCGCAAAACGGTGCAAAACTATATGCGGGAGATGGGGCTAGAAGCAATCTATCCTGGTCCTAATCTTTCGAAACGAGATCAAAAGCAGCGGGTATATCCCTATCTCTTAAGGAACCTGGCTATAACCAGACCCGCTCAGGTATTCGGTACCGACATCACATATATCAAGCTCAAACACGGTTGGCTTTATCTGGTGGCTGTCATCGACTGGTACAGCAGATATGTGGTAAGTTGGGAATTATCTGATACTTTGGAAATCGATTTTGTGCTTAGAACTACCAAGCGAGCGTTGGCGAAAATAAAACCGGAGATCTTTAACAGTGACCAAGGTAGTCATTTTACTAGTCCCAAATACACTGCTTTGATATTGGGCGCAGGTGTAAAGTTAAGTATGGATGGACGTGGGCGAGCACTAGATAATGTTTTCACCGAAAGGCTCTGGCGTTCCTTAAAATATGAGTGTGTTTATTTAGCACAATTTGAGAACCCCAAAGAAGCAAAGCTAGGGATTGGTGAGTATTTCGATTTCTACAATAATACTCGACCTCATCAGGCTTTGAAATATCAGACACCGGCTCAGGTTTATTTCAATACCGTGACACCAGTAATTATGTTAAAGAGCTAA
- a CDS encoding IS3 family transposase, protein MIGGLYRLSQKQGLGYSLRKLCHLFRVNRAWYYQRQNKVEKANPEEESLKQRVEQILGTYSGYGYRRVTKALQKGGEKINHKRVRRLLKKWGLSWKRWKRRKPLTSVNDPKAAREANRLVTAKQAGEINAPNRAWVGDVLFVATKKEEGYLATLLDGFSRKVVGWAVSRHNDTQLTLRALQMAIGQRRPEAGLIHHTDKGSNYTSREYREQLTAIGAVVSHSQPGRPQQNGMAESFNKTVSYEKLYLEEFQNLAEVAVGLEHWLERIYNEGRLHSSLGYLAPVEFEHNWLAQKQLECGLVI, encoded by the coding sequence ATGATCGGTGGGTTATACCGGCTCAGCCAAAAGCAAGGACTGGGCTATTCTCTGAGGAAATTATGTCACCTGTTTAGGGTCAATCGGGCTTGGTATTACCAACGCCAAAATAAGGTGGAAAAAGCCAACCCGGAGGAGGAAAGCCTGAAGCAACGGGTGGAGCAAATACTAGGTACTTACAGCGGCTATGGCTATCGGCGCGTAACCAAAGCCTTACAGAAGGGTGGGGAAAAGATCAACCACAAGCGAGTGAGGCGCTTGCTGAAGAAATGGGGTTTAAGCTGGAAACGGTGGAAAAGGAGAAAACCACTGACCAGTGTCAATGATCCTAAAGCTGCCAGAGAGGCAAATCGGTTGGTGACGGCTAAACAAGCTGGGGAGATCAACGCCCCGAATCGGGCTTGGGTAGGGGATGTGTTGTTCGTAGCCACCAAAAAAGAGGAAGGTTACCTAGCAACTTTATTGGATGGGTTCAGCCGGAAAGTGGTAGGCTGGGCAGTGAGCCGTCACAATGATACTCAGTTGACCCTGCGGGCCTTGCAAATGGCAATAGGGCAGAGGCGACCAGAAGCAGGTTTGATCCATCACACCGACAAGGGCTCGAACTACACCAGTCGAGAGTATCGTGAGCAGTTAACTGCAATCGGGGCGGTAGTAAGCCACAGCCAACCGGGGCGACCGCAGCAGAACGGGATGGCGGAGAGCTTTAACAAGACGGTTAGTTATGAGAAACTCTATTTAGAAGAATTTCAGAATTTGGCAGAGGTAGCAGTGGGTTTGGAACATTGGCTAGAACGGATTTATAATGAAGGTCGCTTACATTCGTCTTTGGGTTACTTAGCCCCAGTAGAATTTGAACATAACTGGTTGGCTCAAAAGCAGCTAGAATGTGGTCTGGTCATATAG
- a CDS encoding NUDIX hydrolase produces the protein MCATPLKALLNFGTIRPTCPMCGYIVFQDPKVVAVVLVEYEGKVLLGKRNINPGLGKWSFLSGFVDRCEKVEEAALREVKEETNLDVTLTALLGVYSDTSNPNILIVYRAEVKGSILDMTPEPEEVSELAFFSLDALPELAFPFDGKIIHHFATGDRQIALD, from the coding sequence ATGTGTGCTACTCCACTGAAAGCCCTGTTGAATTTCGGGACAATCCGTCCCACCTGTCCAATGTGCGGTTATATAGTATTTCAAGACCCAAAAGTAGTAGCGGTGGTGTTGGTAGAATATGAGGGTAAAGTTTTGCTGGGCAAGCGCAATATCAATCCCGGTTTAGGTAAATGGAGTTTTCTCAGCGGCTTTGTTGATCGCTGCGAAAAAGTAGAAGAAGCTGCCCTCCGTGAAGTAAAAGAAGAAACCAACCTTGATGTAACCCTAACAGCTTTATTGGGTGTTTACAGCGATACTAGCAACCCGAATATTTTGATAGTTTACCGGGCTGAGGTAAAGGGTAGTATTCTTGATATGACTCCTGAACCTGAGGAAGTAAGTGAACTGGCTTTCTTCAGTTTGGATGCTTTACCTGAGCTGGCTTTCCCCTTTGATGGCAAAATAATACACCATTTTGCCACAGGCGACCGCCAAATAGCGCTAGATTAA
- a CDS encoding metallophosphoesterase family protein, producing the protein MRFVVLPDLHFSEYSLGSLRQLRDEFYLRLFRTVKKFEPELVFLAGDASNNSHPDEFDGLRTCARRAGIEQLYLANGNHDLWKMSRREVAYYTSNPSPSYYEIEANTEGSKVSKFLVLDTSTPRHRTDTRGIVDPEQLNWLSQQLDNTSSGPVFIIAHHPLNELLQRTRIPDFHITNSSEVLEILEGWNKGPGFYFCGHTHTHKLVRQNNWFLLQLNAPLNSLNFPVIEVNNNEVQISFARIEGGDETARMSRLLALVQYHITGFSPRRDIPEYHKKIMIEW; encoded by the coding sequence TTGCGTTTCGTCGTATTGCCGGATTTGCATTTTTCTGAATACTCGCTGGGTTCGCTAAGACAGTTGCGAGATGAGTTTTATTTACGTCTTTTTCGCACAGTCAAAAAGTTCGAACCGGAACTGGTTTTCCTTGCCGGAGACGCTTCAAATAATAGTCACCCGGATGAGTTTGATGGTCTGCGAACATGTGCCCGCCGTGCCGGTATTGAGCAGCTATATCTAGCCAATGGCAATCATGACCTCTGGAAAATGAGCCGTCGCGAAGTAGCTTATTATACTTCTAATCCATCCCCCAGTTATTATGAGATAGAGGCAAATACAGAAGGAAGTAAAGTCAGTAAGTTTTTGGTGCTGGACACCTCCACTCCCAGACATCGCACCGATACAAGGGGCATAGTTGACCCAGAGCAGCTAAACTGGTTATCGCAGCAACTTGATAACACCTCAAGTGGTCCTGTTTTTATTATTGCCCATCACCCTTTAAACGAATTATTACAGCGCACACGCATTCCTGATTTCCACATTACCAACAGTAGTGAAGTATTGGAAATACTCGAAGGTTGGAATAAAGGTCCCGGCTTTTATTTCTGTGGTCATACCCACACTCATAAGTTAGTGCGCCAGAATAATTGGTTTTTACTTCAGTTAAACGCACCCCTTAACAGCCTGAACTTTCCAGTGATAGAGGTTAATAACAATGAGGTTCAGATCAGTTTCGCCCGCATAGAAGGTGGTGACGAGACGGCACGTATGAGCAGATTACTTGCTCTGGTGCAATATCATATCACCGGATTTTCTCCTCGTCGCGACATCCCGGAATATCATAAAAAAATAATGATTGAGTGGTAA
- a CDS encoding glycosyltransferase family 2 protein, translated as MGDKEDVWIVVPAYKEEAVIGLVLQNLMQTGYRVVVVDDGSNDNTAKEVLKYPVTLLRHCYNLGQGAALQTGISYALTFSTTKYIVTFDSDGQHQVQDIEKLLNPLRSGTHEVTLGSRFLEKNGTINLPLSKRIMLHLALAFSRFSTHLKLTDTHNGLRAFTTRAASKISIKQNRMAHASEILSQISDHKLKYCEIPVTIIYTDYSKAKGQSLLNSINIIWDLVRGNLK; from the coding sequence ATGGGCGATAAAGAAGATGTCTGGATTGTAGTCCCGGCGTACAAAGAAGAAGCAGTAATTGGGTTGGTACTTCAAAACTTGATGCAAACAGGGTATCGGGTGGTCGTAGTTGACGACGGTTCAAATGATAATACGGCAAAAGAAGTCCTCAAATACCCTGTTACCCTGCTACGCCATTGTTATAACCTAGGGCAAGGTGCCGCTTTACAAACAGGAATCAGCTACGCACTAACCTTCTCCACAACAAAGTATATTGTTACTTTCGATTCTGATGGTCAGCACCAAGTGCAAGATATAGAAAAATTACTTAATCCTCTAAGAAGCGGTACTCATGAAGTAACTCTAGGTTCGCGCTTCCTAGAAAAAAATGGGACTATTAATCTTCCTCTTAGCAAGAGAATAATGCTTCACTTAGCCCTAGCTTTCAGTCGCTTTAGCACACATCTAAAATTAACAGATACGCATAATGGTCTTCGAGCCTTTACTACTAGAGCTGCCTCAAAAATTTCTATTAAACAAAATCGAATGGCGCATGCCTCCGAAATATTATCTCAAATTAGTGACCATAAGCTTAAATACTGTGAAATACCAGTGACCATAATTTATACTGATTATTCTAAAGCTAAAGGACAGAGTCTCTTAAATAGTATTAACATTATCTGGGATTTAGTACGAGGTAATCTCAAATGA
- a CDS encoding PPK2 family polyphosphate kinase has translation MGNNNQIDYAFKVKAGEKIKLHEYDPNFTSGLKKEDAAAHFAKYSAELEELQELLIASGSHSVLVVLQGMDTSGKDGTIRHVMSTLNPQGCRVTSFKVPTANEQAHDFLWRIHLETPQKGVIGIFNRSHYEDVLVVPVHGLKPEEDVERYYDHINNFERLLADSGTIILKFFLHISKKEQLARLKERELNPSKRWKMSVADYKERELWDTYQRYYGEALSRCSTSHAPWWIVPADAKWYRNLAVAETLVEHLRPYRDKWKKALDERGQAAIKELQAARARGEINNNHS, from the coding sequence ATGGGAAATAATAATCAGATCGATTATGCTTTCAAGGTTAAGGCGGGCGAGAAAATCAAGTTACATGAATACGACCCGAATTTTACCTCCGGTTTGAAAAAGGAAGATGCCGCTGCCCATTTCGCCAAATATAGCGCAGAACTGGAAGAGCTTCAGGAATTATTGATTGCCAGCGGTTCGCATAGTGTGTTGGTAGTTTTACAAGGCATGGATACCAGTGGTAAGGATGGCACTATACGCCATGTTATGAGTACCTTGAATCCGCAAGGCTGCCGCGTGACCAGTTTTAAAGTGCCTACCGCTAATGAGCAGGCACATGATTTTCTGTGGCGAATTCATCTGGAAACTCCACAAAAAGGCGTAATTGGGATTTTCAATCGCAGCCATTACGAAGATGTGTTGGTAGTGCCGGTGCATGGGCTTAAGCCTGAAGAAGATGTTGAAAGATATTACGACCACATCAACAATTTCGAGCGATTACTTGCCGATTCTGGTACGATAATTCTTAAATTCTTCCTGCATATTTCAAAGAAAGAACAACTGGCGCGTCTTAAAGAACGTGAATTGAATCCTTCAAAAAGATGGAAAATGTCGGTAGCGGATTACAAAGAGCGCGAGTTATGGGACACGTACCAACGCTATTATGGAGAAGCCTTGAGCCGTTGTAGTACCAGTCATGCCCCTTGGTGGATTGTACCTGCTGATGCCAAGTGGTATCGGAACTTAGCAGTTGCCGAAACATTGGTGGAACATTTGAGACCGTATCGCGACAAATGGAAGAAAGCTCTGGACGAACGTGGGCAGGCTGCTATAAAGGAATTGCAAGCGGCACGCGCGAGAGGCGAGATTAATAATAACCATTCTTGA
- a CDS encoding class I SAM-dependent methyltransferase has protein sequence MGNLECIVCKNRQFSPLYKGVVKCEECGHSTADMELSDEELFTIYKKNYFFGEEYSDYLGDRKLFQRNFRLRFKTLQRFLQAERHKSLLEIGCAYGFFLEIAQPYFEIAKGIDITEDGVKYAHDVLKLDCIQADFLTHPINEQSFDVVCMWDTIEHLRNPHLYIEKFAKNMPKGGLLAITTGDLDSFNSRFRREKWRLIHPPTHLHYFSRKTLQKMLSNYGYEVTYNQYCGNYRSIQHAAHNLLVLGYNKPDLYSSIMKIGLTNLPLYFNLFDITYTIARKVAN, from the coding sequence TTGGGAAACCTCGAATGCATTGTATGTAAAAACCGACAATTTTCTCCTTTATACAAAGGGGTTGTCAAATGCGAAGAATGTGGGCATAGTACGGCAGACATGGAATTAAGCGATGAAGAGTTATTCACGATATACAAGAAGAATTATTTTTTTGGGGAAGAATATAGCGATTACTTGGGTGATAGAAAACTATTCCAAAGAAATTTTCGTCTGAGATTTAAAACTCTACAGCGGTTTCTTCAAGCAGAAAGACATAAGAGCCTATTAGAAATCGGTTGCGCTTATGGATTCTTCTTAGAAATTGCACAACCCTACTTTGAAATTGCTAAGGGTATAGATATTACGGAAGACGGCGTCAAATATGCACATGATGTACTTAAGCTTGACTGTATCCAAGCAGATTTCTTAACGCATCCGATAAATGAACAAAGTTTTGATGTAGTTTGTATGTGGGATACTATTGAGCACCTTCGTAATCCACATTTATATATCGAAAAATTTGCTAAAAATATGCCAAAAGGAGGTTTGTTAGCAATAACTACAGGAGACTTAGATAGCTTTAACTCGCGCTTTAGAAGAGAAAAGTGGCGTTTAATCCACCCTCCGACCCATCTTCATTATTTTTCTAGAAAAACTCTTCAAAAAATGCTTTCAAATTACGGCTATGAAGTAACATACAACCAGTATTGCGGTAATTATCGAAGCATCCAACATGCCGCTCATAATTTATTAGTCTTAGGTTATAACAAACCAGATCTATATTCGTCTATTATGAAAATTGGCTTAACCAATTTACCCTTATATTTTAATTTGTTTGATATCACCTATACGATAGCTAGGAAAGTAGCAAACTAA
- a CDS encoding DUF2304 domain-containing protein encodes MISQFVFLSGLLILLIYVFRFRSLLTDRIIYLSILLVGIIAVIYPELTTAIAKKLEIGRGADLIFYSFIIFSLFQMFNQASHYKKMEAQITSLIRNQAISNPMEGISDKITAQVLMEDGEFKDSDSSEH; translated from the coding sequence ATGATCAGTCAGTTTGTTTTTTTGAGCGGGTTGCTCATTTTACTAATTTATGTGTTTCGATTCAGGAGCCTATTGACTGATAGAATTATCTATCTAAGTATTTTATTGGTTGGAATTATTGCAGTTATCTATCCGGAGTTGACAACAGCAATAGCAAAAAAGTTGGAAATAGGACGGGGTGCTGATTTAATCTTTTATTCTTTTATAATTTTCAGCTTATTTCAAATGTTTAATCAAGCCTCTCATTATAAAAAAATGGAAGCTCAAATAACCTCGCTAATTAGGAACCAAGCTATCAGTAATCCTATGGAAGGCATATCAGATAAAATAACCGCTCAAGTTTTGATGGAAGACGGTGAATTTAAGGATTCAGATAGCAGCGAGCATTAA
- the msrA gene encoding peptide-methionine (S)-S-oxide reductase MsrA, which produces MQNGNKKELATLAGGCFWCLEAVYDELKGVEDVVSGYAGGKVKNPTYKQVCAGTTGHAEVVQLTFNPAVVSFEELLQVFFTIHDPTTLNRQGHDVGTQYRSAIFYHSDEQRVIAERVIAEQNSSKIWDAPIVTEVVPISEYYPAEDYHQEYYANNSQQPYCRAVVAPKVAKFRKYYLDKLKK; this is translated from the coding sequence ATGCAAAATGGAAATAAAAAAGAATTGGCAACCCTTGCGGGCGGTTGCTTTTGGTGTTTGGAAGCGGTTTACGATGAGCTAAAAGGCGTTGAGGACGTTGTATCAGGCTACGCAGGTGGGAAGGTTAAAAACCCAACTTACAAACAGGTTTGTGCCGGAACCACCGGGCATGCCGAAGTAGTTCAGCTTACTTTCAACCCAGCGGTAGTTTCCTTTGAGGAACTTTTGCAGGTCTTTTTCACCATCCATGACCCAACCACTTTGAATCGACAAGGGCATGATGTAGGTACTCAATACCGTTCGGCGATTTTCTACCATAGTGACGAGCAAAGGGTTATTGCCGAAAGAGTCATTGCCGAACAGAATAGTTCCAAAATATGGGATGCGCCGATTGTTACAGAAGTAGTACCTATATCAGAATATTATCCGGCAGAGGATTACCATCAGGAATATTACGCCAATAATTCTCAACAGCCTTATTGCAGGGCGGTAGTAGCGCCTAAAGTTGCCAAATTCCGCAAATATTACCTTGATAAGCTCAAGAAGTAG
- a CDS encoding transposase, translating into MQGRSFNPEFKLKIVRAVLSGEKTVIQVCREHNLSESLIHNWKKLYREKGEVAFTTATQSRTTPATTEQQEITALRQRVAELERLAGQQALEISILKKVSEMLNTSASPNGVK; encoded by the coding sequence ATGCAGGGAAGAAGCTTTAATCCCGAGTTTAAGCTAAAAATAGTGAGAGCAGTACTGAGCGGGGAGAAAACCGTAATCCAAGTGTGCCGAGAGCATAATCTGAGTGAGAGCCTGATCCATAACTGGAAGAAATTATACCGGGAAAAGGGAGAAGTCGCCTTCACAACTGCTACCCAATCCCGTACTACCCCTGCTACCACTGAGCAGCAGGAGATAACCGCTCTCAGGCAGCGGGTAGCAGAACTGGAACGGCTGGCTGGTCAGCAGGCTCTTGAAATTTCTATCTTAAAAAAAGTCTCGGAGATGCTGAATACCTCAGCGTCGCCCAACGGTGTGAAATGA
- a CDS encoding NAD(P)H-dependent flavin oxidoreductase, whose product MLKTRFTELFGVERPIVQGGLQHLALAKLAAAVSNAGGLGQITAAAFPDPISFREEVRLCKSLTDKPFAINFALGHRPMFDLLDVALEEGVRCISITAGNPDTMIQHVRNAGLAEEVKILVLVAGIRAAQKAESLGAHCVIAVGYEGGGHLGRDDIGTLVLVPRILDAVKIPVLASGGIGDARGLAAALALGASGIEMGTRFVATRECIAHQNYKEALVAARETDTEIIERSIGRPGRALRGKVSQDIIKLEATNPSLEQLLPFISGEVNKQAAVSGEMDAGFVWAGQIAGLINDIPTVQELLERMANGAEEILSNLAKNVVQPKA is encoded by the coding sequence ATGTTGAAAACACGATTTACAGAGCTTTTTGGAGTTGAGAGACCTATAGTACAGGGTGGGTTGCAGCATCTTGCGCTTGCCAAACTTGCCGCCGCCGTTTCTAACGCGGGGGGATTGGGACAAATAACCGCGGCGGCTTTTCCCGACCCGATTTCTTTCAGGGAGGAAGTACGCCTATGTAAGAGCCTTACCGATAAGCCTTTTGCTATAAACTTTGCGCTTGGACATCGCCCGATGTTTGATCTTCTTGATGTGGCATTGGAAGAAGGGGTGCGTTGTATCAGTATCACCGCCGGAAATCCCGATACAATGATTCAGCATGTGCGTAATGCCGGGCTTGCAGAGGAAGTAAAAATTCTAGTGCTGGTGGCAGGTATTCGTGCTGCGCAGAAAGCCGAAAGCCTTGGGGCACATTGTGTAATTGCGGTAGGTTACGAGGGCGGCGGGCATTTAGGACGCGATGATATAGGTACATTAGTGCTGGTTCCAAGAATATTGGATGCAGTGAAAATTCCGGTGCTGGCAAGCGGCGGTATCGGTGATGCGCGAGGTTTGGCGGCGGCGTTGGCGCTTGGCGCGTCTGGCATTGAGATGGGGACTCGTTTTGTTGCTACCCGCGAGTGTATTGCTCATCAGAACTACAAAGAAGCGCTTGTGGCTGCTCGCGAAACTGACACCGAAATTATTGAACGTTCTATCGGGCGACCGGGCAGGGCGTTAAGGGGTAAGGTATCCCAAGATATTATAAAATTGGAAGCAACCAATCCTAGCCTTGAGCAGTTATTACCCTTTATTTCCGGGGAAGTCAATAAACAAGCGGCAGTATCCGGCGAAATGGATGCAGGCTTTGTGTGGGCGGGACAAATTGCCGGATTGATAAATGATATACCCACCGTACAAGAGTTATTGGAACGAATGGCTAATGGCGCTGAAGAAATTTTGAGCAATTTGGCTAAAAATGTAGTGCAACCCAAAGCGTAG
- a CDS encoding RNA recognition motif domain-containing protein, whose product MTVKLFVGNLSFKATEDSLQQLFEQAGEVISTRIVTDRDTQRPRGFGFVEMNTKEDATKAIQMFDGYMLMGRPIAVNEARPREEGAPRGGGGNRGGGGRGGYGGGGGYGGGGDRGGDRGGYGGGDRGGRDRY is encoded by the coding sequence ATGACGGTTAAACTGTTTGTCGGCAACTTGTCTTTTAAAGCGACCGAGGACTCTCTGCAACAACTGTTTGAGCAGGCAGGTGAAGTTATCTCTACTCGCATCGTGACTGATCGCGATACCCAACGTCCACGCGGCTTTGGCTTTGTAGAAATGAACACTAAAGAAGATGCCACCAAAGCAATCCAGATGTTCGATGGTTATATGCTTATGGGTCGTCCTATTGCAGTAAACGAAGCTCGCCCTCGTGAAGAAGGCGCACCTCGCGGTGGCGGTGGTAATCGCGGCGGCGGTGGTCGCGGCGGTTACGGCGGCGGCGGCGGTTACGGCGGCGGTGGTGACCGTGGCGGTGACCGCGGTGGTTACGGCGGTGGTGACCGTGGCGGTCGCGATCGTTACTAG
- a CDS encoding EamA family transporter has protein sequence MFTFLIIGLEILALAGGQILWKKGIDQSGGILKDGESIWISLFHLFTNYTFLVGCIFYGISMLVWFYLLSRFDLSYIYPFISLTYVVTLLGAKFILREDVTFQQGLAVGFICLGVALMGSR, from the coding sequence TTGTTCACTTTTCTTATCATCGGGCTTGAAATATTAGCTCTTGCTGGTGGGCAAATATTGTGGAAAAAAGGCATTGACCAATCGGGTGGAATCCTAAAAGATGGGGAATCCATTTGGATTTCCCTTTTCCATTTATTTACTAACTACACTTTTCTGGTGGGTTGTATTTTTTATGGGATTTCAATGCTAGTTTGGTTTTATCTCCTATCGCGCTTTGATCTGAGCTATATATACCCATTTATTAGTCTGACCTATGTTGTAACCCTATTAGGAGCAAAATTTATTTTGAGAGAAGATGTGACTTTCCAGCAAGGATTAGCAGTGGGTTTTATTTGCTTAGGAGTAGCATTGATGGGCAGCCGATAA
- a CDS encoding phytoene desaturase, whose amino-acid sequence MKKRIIVIGSGFGGLAAAIRLAAQGHEVEIFEKRDKPGGRAYVFEKDGFKFDAGPTVITAPFMLDDLWKAAGKKREDYFELVLCNPYYRIFDHIGRHFDYTSNEEDVLREIAKISPADRDAYAPFMKSSYAIFKKGFLELSDKPFLKFTDMLKVAPDLIKLKSYLSVYTYVSKFFKDEFIRRCFSFHPLLIGGNPFVASSIYALVDYLEQEWGILYAMGGTNAIVSAMVKLFEELGGKLNLNSEVQQILVQNGKATGIMLRGGTIHHSDIVVSNGDVANTYRELIAPQARKKNTNQRYERRTSYSMSLMVIYFGTNKRYNDGKLAHHNIILDESYRGLIQDIFKTKKLSKNFSLYLHMPTKTDPSVAPEGHETFYVLSPVPNQRSGIDWSTQAKPYRDAIMNFLEKNYLPDLSKHIVMEHMVDPRYFENELNSYLGTGFSVQPTLLQSAWFRPHNRSEDISNLYIVGAGTHPGAGIPGVLSSAVVTSNLIGPA is encoded by the coding sequence ATGAAAAAACGGATAATAGTCATTGGCAGTGGATTCGGCGGTCTGGCAGCGGCTATTCGCCTTGCTGCACAAGGACACGAAGTCGAGATTTTTGAAAAAAGAGATAAACCCGGTGGGCGGGCTTACGTTTTCGAAAAAGATGGTTTCAAGTTCGATGCTGGACCAACCGTAATTACCGCGCCATTCATGCTCGATGACCTTTGGAAGGCTGCCGGGAAAAAACGCGAGGACTATTTTGAACTAGTTTTATGCAATCCCTATTACCGTATCTTTGACCATATTGGCAGACATTTTGATTACACCAGTAATGAAGAAGATGTATTAAGGGAAATCGCTAAAATAAGCCCGGCTGATCGAGATGCCTATGCGCCTTTCATGAAATCATCTTACGCTATTTTCAAGAAAGGTTTTCTGGAACTATCGGATAAACCCTTTCTAAAATTTACCGATATGCTCAAGGTCGCGCCCGATCTCATCAAGCTAAAATCCTACCTAAGTGTTTATACCTATGTATCCAAGTTCTTCAAGGATGAATTTATACGGCGTTGCTTTTCATTCCATCCGCTTTTGATTGGCGGCAACCCTTTTGTAGCTTCTTCGATCTATGCGCTGGTGGATTACCTTGAGCAAGAATGGGGTATTCTTTATGCAATGGGCGGTACAAACGCTATCGTCTCTGCTATGGTCAAGCTTTTTGAAGAACTAGGCGGCAAGTTAAACTTAAATAGCGAAGTGCAACAGATACTGGTGCAGAATGGAAAGGCTACCGGAATAATGCTGCGCGGTGGTACGATTCACCACTCCGACATCGTTGTTTCAAATGGAGATGTGGCAAATACATATCGTGAATTGATAGCACCGCAAGCTAGAAAAAAGAATACCAACCAGCGTTATGAGCGGCGAACATCTTATAGCATGTCGCTAATGGTGATATATTTCGGGACAAACAAGCGCTATAACGATGGCAAGCTGGCGCATCACAATATCATTCTGGACGAAAGTTATAGAGGCTTGATACAAGACATCTTCAAGACCAAGAAGCTTTCCAAAAACTTTTCCCTGTACCTACACATGCCTACCAAAACCGACCCAAGCGTTGCGCCGGAAGGGCATGAAACCTTTTACGTACTTTCACCCGTACCTAACCAACGTTCCGGTATAGATTGGAGTACTCAGGCAAAGCCCTATAGGGATGCAATCATGAATTTCCTTGAAAAGAATTACTTGCCCGATTTGAGCAAGCATATTGTTATGGAACACATGGTAGACCCGCGCTATTTTGAAAACGAGCTTAATAGTTATCTGGGAACGGGCTTCTCAGTGCAACCGACCTTGCTCCAATCGGCGTGGTTCAGACCGCATAATCGTTCTGAAGATATTTCGAACCTGTATATTGTAGGGGCTGGTACTCATCCGGGTGCTGGTATTCCGGGGGTGCTTTCCTCGGCGGTAGTAACATCAAATCTCATAGGACCTGCCTAA